In Sedimentibacter sp. MB31-C6, one genomic interval encodes:
- a CDS encoding ribonuclease H-like domain-containing protein, with translation MIVNCNKINNNLSDNLYINKLLKDSFFLDIETTGLSRKFSMIISITVMLYIDNNFKIYQLFCENKTDEKEILKYLKDLINDKNFVITYNGNSFDIPFLIGKYLQNEITFDFNKYIKIDLYNDMRHVRNKIQIENLKLKTVERYFNIKREDAISGQDVTVLYEAYKIDPKKEFSFLILQHNYKDVYNLSMLFNNIFSLYDETLFYNGLIVKINYTDFSIKKNTLYGKFYIISKFKADYIHPSLNFDLKLNSQDQILDIQISVGFYKDEKVKEFYYIDNNDFNINTYTAIKGIKNNLIPIKINDKFYTQNIINITKKILDSLF, from the coding sequence ATGATAGTAAATTGTAACAAGATAAACAACAACTTATCTGATAATCTTTATATAAATAAATTACTTAAAGATTCTTTTTTTTTAGATATTGAAACAACAGGACTTTCTCGCAAATTTTCAATGATAATTTCAATAACGGTAATGTTATACATTGATAATAATTTTAAAATATATCAACTATTCTGTGAAAACAAAACTGATGAAAAAGAAATACTTAAATATTTAAAAGATTTAATAAATGACAAAAATTTTGTTATTACTTATAATGGAAACAGCTTTGATATTCCCTTTTTAATTGGCAAATACTTACAAAATGAAATCACTTTTGATTTTAATAAATATATTAAAATTGATTTATATAATGATATGCGTCATGTTAGAAATAAAATTCAAATAGAAAATCTTAAGTTAAAAACTGTAGAAAGATATTTTAATATAAAAAGAGAGGATGCCATTTCTGGACAAGATGTAACAGTTTTATATGAAGCGTATAAAATAGATCCTAAAAAAGAATTTTCTTTTTTAATACTTCAGCATAATTATAAAGATGTTTACAATCTCAGTATGTTATTTAATAATATATTTAGCTTATATGATGAAACATTATTTTATAATGGTTTAATTGTGAAAATCAATTATACAGATTTTAGTATTAAAAAAAATACATTGTATGGCAAATTCTATATAATATCTAAATTTAAAGCTGATTATATACATCCTTCTTTGAATTTTGATTTAAAATTGAACTCACAAGATCAGATATTAGATATTCAAATATCGGTAGGCTTTTACAAAGATGAGAAAGTCAAGGAATTTTATTATATAGATAATAATGATTTTAACATAAATACATATACTGCTATAAAAGGAATAAAAAATAATCTCATACCAATAAAAATCAATGATAAATTCTATACTCAAAATATAATAAATATCACAAAAAAAATTCTTGATTCATTATTCTAA
- a CDS encoding DNA internalization-related competence protein ComEC/Rec2 — translation MYIVVSIFLIYALGIIAFELNIYFHLFLAVFVILLYKSLLNKKYIYNIVIITFLALSFFTCYYNANSNLTQYINEDIEVIAEIKTKNKINPNSRYYSLNASVIKIKGNKMNYKENTIIYINKDIDVKENSIIKFNGRVTDPSTSNNHMLFNYKNYLRSMKIQATIFANSDITVLEEKYSFLNNISNNFRDYTTNLLFNRLNNKNAEIILSVILGDINYLDEDFYNNVKSIGLAHIFAVSGTHIGLLYAFFLYIFRLIGFNIRISWLLTWSLMWFYGFLIGFPLSVIRTLIMFTFLFGSEILYRKYNSLNSIAMAALIMTIYNPFWIFEAGFLLSFSSALSFIIYGKYILRYMKTKKTILKYINRFMFLYIFTLPVVAYFFNYIPLLGIFYNLLLLPLFMVMLIKSFVLIILNGIVPYFMIIPFKVFDYFLYSFRYMINLTNKIPFNGISIPTLPIPLVIFFYIFIFFMLYLYNNKNSNCRKYFFTSFFLFYFFTYIVVPMFDSSIYFNFIDVGQGLFSTISYKNYNFIIDCGSTSNKDIGRYTVIPYLTKNGVNSIDCVFISHWDMDHYSGLIDLLESDIGVDKIFSTESNKDINANIKILKKDDNLIIDDKVKIKVIWPIENYVANSRNNTSMVILFRYYDKNILITGDIESEVEYMILNDLEQSDIMTIPHHGSKTSSTKDLIDAVRPKFAVVSYGKNNYGIPSEEALKRYKEVNSIILSTFEHGEINFILNKDKIYYSTYSGEKSDNYYELYFIWIIPKVILFILLLTWIIGYKKEEYYELQNYFRFNQ, via the coding sequence ATGTATATTGTAGTTTCTATTTTTTTAATATATGCTTTAGGTATTATTGCCTTTGAATTAAATATATATTTTCATTTATTCTTAGCTGTTTTTGTTATTCTTTTATATAAGTCCTTACTAAATAAAAAATATATATACAACATTGTTATTATAACTTTTTTAGCATTATCATTCTTTACATGTTATTATAATGCAAATTCAAATTTAACACAATATATTAATGAAGATATTGAGGTAATTGCAGAAATTAAAACTAAGAACAAGATAAATCCAAATTCAAGATATTATAGCTTAAATGCATCGGTTATTAAAATAAAGGGTAACAAGATGAATTATAAGGAGAATACAATAATTTATATCAATAAAGATATTGATGTAAAAGAAAATAGTATAATTAAATTTAATGGAAGAGTAACTGATCCAAGTACTAGTAACAATCATATGCTTTTTAATTATAAAAATTATCTTAGGTCCATGAAAATACAAGCAACAATTTTTGCTAATAGTGATATTACAGTTTTAGAAGAAAAATATTCATTTTTAAATAATATTTCAAATAATTTTAGAGATTATACTACAAATTTATTATTTAATAGATTAAATAATAAAAATGCAGAGATAATATTGTCTGTAATTTTGGGAGATATTAATTATTTGGATGAAGATTTTTATAATAATGTCAAATCAATAGGACTGGCTCATATATTTGCAGTATCTGGTACGCATATAGGATTACTATATGCATTTTTTCTATATATTTTTAGATTAATTGGTTTTAATATAAGGATCAGTTGGTTATTAACATGGTCCTTAATGTGGTTTTACGGCTTTTTAATAGGATTTCCTCTTTCAGTTATAAGAACTTTAATCATGTTTACTTTTTTGTTTGGTTCAGAAATTTTATATCGAAAGTATAATTCATTAAATTCTATAGCAATGGCTGCATTAATTATGACTATTTATAATCCATTTTGGATTTTTGAAGCAGGATTTTTATTATCATTTTCGTCAGCTTTAAGTTTCATTATATATGGTAAATATATTCTTAGATATATGAAAACAAAAAAAACTATTTTAAAGTACATAAATAGGTTCATGTTTCTATATATTTTTACTTTACCAGTAGTAGCTTATTTTTTTAATTATATTCCTTTATTAGGGATATTTTATAATTTGCTTCTATTACCGTTATTTATGGTAATGCTAATAAAAAGTTTTGTATTAATAATTTTAAATGGCATAGTACCATACTTTATGATAATTCCATTTAAAGTCTTTGATTATTTTTTGTATAGTTTTCGGTATATGATTAATTTAACTAACAAAATTCCGTTTAACGGTATTTCGATACCTACATTACCTATTCCTCTCGTTATATTTTTTTACATTTTTATATTTTTTATGTTATACTTATATAACAATAAAAATAGCAATTGTAGAAAGTATTTTTTTACTTCTTTTTTCTTATTTTACTTCTTTACATATATAGTAGTTCCTATGTTTGATAGCAGTATATATTTTAATTTTATAGATGTGGGACAAGGTTTGTTTTCTACTATATCTTATAAAAATTACAATTTTATAATTGATTGTGGTAGTACTAGTAATAAGGATATAGGAAGGTACACAGTTATACCTTATTTGACTAAAAATGGAGTAAACTCAATTGATTGTGTTTTTATTAGTCATTGGGATATGGACCATTATTCAGGGTTAATTGATTTACTTGAAAGTGACATTGGAGTAGATAAAATATTTTCAACAGAAAGTAATAAGGATATTAATGCAAATATTAAAATTTTAAAAAAAGATGACAATTTAATCATTGATGACAAAGTTAAAATTAAAGTAATATGGCCTATAGAAAATTATGTTGCTAATAGCAGAAATAATACATCAATGGTTATACTTTTTAGATATTATGATAAAAACATATTGATTACTGGTGATATTGAATCTGAGGTTGAATATATGATTCTAAATGATTTAGAACAGTCCGATATAATGACAATACCTCATCATGGAAGTAAAACTTCTTCTACGAAGGATTTAATTGATGCTGTAAGACCTAAATTTGCTGTAGTGAGTTATGGTAAGAATAATTATGGAATACCTTCTGAAGAAGCATTAAAAAGATATAAAGAAGTTAATAGTATAATATTATCTACTTTTGAACATGGAGAAATTAATTTTATTTTAAATAAAGACAAAATATATTATAGTACATATAGTGGAGAAAAATCAGATAATTATTATGAACTTTATTTTATTTGGATAATACCTAAAGTCATTTTATTTATTTTACTATTAACTTGGATAATTGGATATAAGAAAGAGGAGTATTATGAGTTACAAAATTATTTTAGATTTAATCAATAA
- the holA gene encoding DNA polymerase III subunit delta — MSYKIILDLINKSKMPNCVLIYGIEEFLIDKIVKLTKKMYIDENYEDMNYEEFENLENNFDSFKQFVSTFPFMTNKKLCIIKNSSFLTSTGSLNKKEEEITLDFIDKGYDSYIIIFLIKGGKPDLRKKAVKKLKNGNCIFEINKLNEAELSKYILEEFKRNKIDISLSDADYIANNSGYLEYESNISLYEINNEVNKLLSYSMESKRIQREDIDNLMVKSIESNIFKLVDNICEGNKDKGFEVLEEMLLNNTSEQYIIHMIVRQYRMIYQYVLLKTKNYNFNEIMKKMKIKKFVASKLEKQSKKLTLNQIEKYMVKFIEIDRKIKVGEIDKRIGIELITNGIIK, encoded by the coding sequence ATGAGTTACAAAATTATTTTAGATTTAATCAATAAAAGTAAAATGCCTAATTGCGTTCTAATATACGGAATTGAAGAATTCTTGATAGATAAAATTGTGAAACTAACAAAGAAAATGTATATTGATGAGAACTATGAAGATATGAATTATGAAGAATTTGAAAATTTAGAAAACAATTTTGATAGTTTTAAACAATTCGTATCAACTTTTCCTTTTATGACAAATAAGAAACTATGTATTATAAAAAATTCATCGTTTTTAACTTCAACAGGAAGTCTGAATAAGAAGGAAGAGGAAATAACTTTAGATTTTATTGATAAAGGATATGATTCATATATTATAATTTTTCTTATTAAGGGTGGTAAGCCGGATTTAAGAAAAAAAGCAGTCAAGAAGTTAAAAAATGGGAATTGTATTTTTGAAATAAATAAACTTAATGAGGCAGAATTATCTAAATATATATTAGAAGAGTTTAAAAGAAATAAAATTGATATTAGTTTATCTGATGCAGATTACATTGCAAATAATTCAGGCTATTTAGAGTATGAAAGTAATATAAGTTTATATGAAATAAATAATGAAGTTAACAAGCTTTTATCTTATTCAATGGAAAGTAAAAGGATACAAAGAGAAGATATAGATAATTTAATGGTTAAATCAATTGAAAGTAATATTTTTAAACTTGTAGACAATATTTGTGAAGGTAATAAAGATAAGGGATTCGAGGTATTAGAGGAAATGCTTCTAAATAATACTTCAGAGCAATATATAATACATATGATTGTAAGGCAATATAGAATGATTTATCAATATGTATTGTTAAAAACTAAAAATTATAACTTTAATGAAATAATGAAAAAAATGAAAATTAAAAAATTTGTTGCATCAAAATTAGAAAAACAATCTAAAAAACTTACTTTAAATCAAATAGAAAAATATATGGTAAAATTCATAGAAATAGATAGAAAAATAAAGGTAGGAGAAATTGATAAAAGAATAGGTATAGAATTAATAACTAATGGTATAATTAAATAA
- the rpsT gene encoding 30S ribosomal protein S20: MANIKSAKKRILVINKKTEVNRSRKSEIKTYIKKFEAAVSDGNYEQAKEYLTICEKKLYQAAAKNTIHKNAASRKVSRLTQRLNKIA, from the coding sequence TTGGCAAATATTAAGTCTGCTAAGAAAAGAATATTAGTAATAAATAAAAAAACTGAAGTAAACAGAAGCAGAAAGTCTGAAATCAAAACATATATTAAGAAATTTGAAGCAGCAGTATCTGATGGAAATTATGAGCAAGCTAAAGAATACTTAACAATATGCGAGAAAAAACTTTATCAAGCCGCTGCTAAAAATACAATTCATAAAAATGCAGCTTCAAGAAAAGTAAGTAGATTAACGCAAAGATTAAACAAAATTGCTTAA
- the gpr gene encoding GPR endopeptidase: MYRTDLAYEANESLAQKVQGIKLETRNYEHGEVVELEIIDEDAEKAIGKKMGKYVTYETKSLKDLNKNSRNEVIEILAKSIKDMVNIKHENVLVVGLGNRNITADALGPRTTDKIKVTRQYFKAYNKEFDDDFNEVSILEPGVLGTTGIETINTIVGVVEKIKPTVIIIIDALASRKMRRLCSVVQITDAGIEPGSGIGNMQGSLNKDTVGTKVIAIGIPTVVDTATIVNDTIEMMEETLKDKTDDVGQIMGILSDLEYNEKHMFIKEILSPMYGESIVTPSGVDELIDNLSDLLSESINRAVHPGYELKS, encoded by the coding sequence ATGTATAGAACAGATTTAGCTTATGAAGCAAATGAATCATTAGCACAAAAAGTTCAAGGAATTAAATTAGAAACAAGAAATTATGAACATGGAGAAGTTGTAGAACTGGAAATTATTGATGAGGATGCAGAAAAGGCTATAGGTAAGAAAATGGGTAAGTATGTTACATATGAAACCAAAAGCTTAAAGGATTTAAATAAGAATTCAAGGAATGAAGTTATTGAAATTTTAGCTAAAAGCATTAAGGATATGGTAAATATAAAACATGAAAATGTTTTAGTAGTAGGGTTAGGAAATAGAAATATTACAGCAGATGCACTAGGGCCAAGAACAACAGATAAAATAAAGGTTACAAGACAGTATTTTAAGGCATATAATAAAGAATTTGATGATGATTTCAACGAAGTTTCTATTTTGGAGCCTGGAGTATTAGGAACCACTGGTATTGAAACTATCAATACTATAGTGGGTGTTGTTGAAAAAATAAAACCTACTGTGATTATAATTATAGATGCTCTTGCATCACGTAAAATGAGAAGACTTTGTTCAGTAGTACAAATAACAGATGCTGGAATCGAGCCGGGATCTGGAATAGGTAATATGCAAGGCTCATTAAATAAAGATACTGTAGGAACAAAAGTTATTGCAATAGGTATTCCAACAGTTGTAGATACTGCAACTATAGTCAATGATACAATAGAAATGATGGAAGAAACATTGAAAGATAAAACAGATGATGTAGGTCAAATTATGGGAATTTTAAGTGACTTAGAATATAATGAAAAACATATGTTTATTAAAGAAATTTTAAGCCCGATGTATGGAGAATCTATAGTTACACCAAGTGGTGTTGATGAGTTAATAGATAATTTATCAGATCTTCTTTCTGAATCCATTAATAGGGCTGTCCATCCGGGTTACGAACTGAAATCGTAA
- the spoIIP gene encoding stage II sporulation protein P: MRRRRRNNSGTKFYMAMSILCLTVLFAGYSYVYNLSEARKTGKEVTTISINYEGEGDEDKENVITKIMSYFNILLEETFKETDDAIMIENHDAKSKEIFKTVDRDNNSEGDLKIYEEEYDYSDLAETEVYLANNRKENFFKVIESPSSRSSVPRDMSIDAASINDNFNIVLYHTHGTESYLPYNEFNYHTKDENYNVVGIGSRVVDNLRSYGLNVMHLKEYNDYPDYNKSYANSNSAVKEVLSNSKKNIIIDLHRDGADENSSYEDFLSRVKTIDINGKKAATCTLVVGTKNGNVEELKNTAQIVFDTANDMYPGLFRDIVIREGAYFNQYLSDFAMLLEVGCTLNNIEEVQYTSELLSAILCKSIEKINK; the protein is encoded by the coding sequence ATGAGAAGACGTAGAAGGAATAACAGTGGAACAAAATTTTATATGGCAATGTCTATTTTATGCTTAACTGTACTTTTTGCAGGATATAGCTATGTGTACAACTTATCCGAGGCTAGAAAGACAGGAAAAGAAGTTACAACCATATCCATTAATTATGAAGGAGAGGGGGATGAAGATAAGGAGAATGTTATTACTAAAATAATGTCATATTTCAATATCTTGTTAGAAGAAACATTTAAAGAAACAGATGATGCTATTATGATAGAAAATCATGATGCAAAATCAAAAGAGATTTTCAAAACTGTTGACAGAGATAATAATTCAGAAGGTGATTTAAAAATATACGAAGAAGAATATGATTATAGCGACTTAGCAGAGACTGAAGTATATTTGGCTAATAATCGTAAAGAAAATTTTTTCAAGGTCATAGAATCACCTTCTTCACGAAGCAGCGTTCCAAGGGATATGTCAATTGACGCTGCTTCTATTAATGATAATTTTAATATTGTATTATATCATACTCATGGAACTGAATCTTATTTGCCTTATAATGAATTTAATTATCATACTAAGGATGAAAATTATAATGTGGTTGGTATAGGCAGTAGGGTTGTAGATAATCTTAGAAGTTATGGGTTAAATGTAATGCATTTAAAGGAATATAATGATTATCCTGATTATAATAAGTCATATGCTAATTCGAATAGTGCTGTGAAGGAAGTTCTTTCAAATAGCAAAAAAAATATAATTATTGATTTACATAGAGACGGAGCTGATGAAAATTCAAGTTATGAAGATTTTTTATCAAGAGTAAAAACAATTGATATAAATGGAAAAAAAGCAGCTACATGTACGTTAGTTGTAGGAACTAAAAATGGGAATGTCGAAGAATTGAAAAATACAGCTCAAATAGTATTCGATACAGCAAATGACATGTATCCAGGGCTTTTTAGAGATATTGTAATTAGAGAAGGTGCTTATTTTAATCAATATCTTTCTGATTTCGCTATGCTTCTAGAAGTAGGCTGTACATTAAATAATATAGAGGAGGTACAATACACTTCAGAATTACTTTCTGCAATATTATGTAAATCTATCGAGAAAATTAATAAATAA
- the lepA gene encoding translation elongation factor 4: protein MERKKYIRNFSIIAHIDHGKSTLADRLIENTGLLTHREMQQQVLDNMDLERERGITIKLQSISLLYKARDGHNYTLNLIDTPGHVDFNYEVSRSLAACEGAVLVVDAAQGIEAQTLANVYLALDQNLEIVPVINKIDLPSARPDEIKQEIEDVIGLDSENIPLISAKDNLNIDHVLEAIVKLVPPPSGDENAPLKALVFDSYYDSYRGVVAFIRIKEGQVKKGDKIKMMATGKTFDVTEVGIVSPTKKPVSALYSGDVGYLCASMKEVRSCQVGDTITNLSNPAKEPLPGYKKVTSMVYCGVYPAEGEDFNSVRDALEKLQVNDASLTFEPETSVALGFGFRCGFLGLLHMEIIQERLEREFDLNIIATTPSVIYKIYKTDNEMMILQNPTNMPLVQEIEYMEEPVVDASIMTPSDYVGAIMELCQNRRGTMVNMEYLEATRVILHYKMPLNEVIYDFFDALKSKTRGYASLDYELSGYQRSELVKLDILINGELVDAFSIIVHEEKAYERGRSIVEKLKDVIPRHLFAVPIQATIGNKIIARETVKALRKDVLAKCYGGDISRKKKLLEKQKEGKKRMRQIGNVEVPQEAFLAVLKFNED, encoded by the coding sequence TTGGAAAGAAAAAAATACATAAGAAACTTTTCGATAATCGCTCATATAGATCATGGAAAATCGACTTTAGCAGATAGACTAATAGAAAATACAGGACTTCTTACACATCGTGAGATGCAGCAACAGGTATTAGACAATATGGATTTGGAGCGTGAAAGAGGAATAACAATAAAGCTTCAATCTATAAGTTTATTATATAAAGCACGAGATGGACATAATTATACTTTGAATTTAATAGATACTCCAGGTCATGTGGATTTTAATTACGAAGTTTCCAGAAGTTTAGCAGCATGTGAAGGTGCTGTTTTAGTTGTAGATGCAGCTCAGGGAATAGAGGCTCAAACTCTTGCTAATGTATATTTAGCATTAGATCAGAATCTTGAGATAGTTCCTGTAATAAATAAAATTGATTTACCAAGTGCGAGACCTGATGAAATAAAACAAGAAATTGAAGATGTAATTGGTTTAGACAGCGAAAATATACCATTAATATCTGCAAAGGATAATTTAAATATAGACCATGTATTAGAAGCAATAGTAAAACTTGTACCACCACCGTCAGGAGATGAAAATGCACCATTGAAAGCTCTTGTTTTTGATTCATATTATGATAGCTACAGAGGAGTAGTAGCTTTTATAAGAATTAAGGAAGGACAAGTGAAAAAAGGTGATAAAATAAAGATGATGGCCACAGGAAAAACCTTTGATGTAACAGAAGTTGGGATAGTTTCTCCCACAAAAAAGCCAGTATCTGCACTTTATTCAGGTGATGTGGGATATTTGTGTGCAAGTATGAAAGAGGTTAGAAGCTGTCAAGTTGGAGATACTATAACAAATTTATCTAATCCTGCTAAAGAACCATTACCAGGATATAAGAAGGTTACTTCAATGGTATATTGCGGTGTTTATCCTGCAGAAGGAGAAGATTTTAATAGTGTCAGGGACGCTTTAGAAAAACTTCAGGTAAATGACGCTTCTCTTACATTTGAACCTGAAACATCAGTTGCCCTAGGATTTGGATTTAGATGCGGATTCTTGGGTCTTTTACATATGGAAATAATTCAGGAAAGATTAGAAAGGGAATTTGACTTAAATATAATTGCTACAACTCCAAGTGTAATTTATAAGATATATAAAACTGATAATGAAATGATGATTTTGCAAAATCCAACTAATATGCCTTTAGTTCAAGAAATTGAATATATGGAGGAACCAGTTGTCGATGCATCGATAATGACCCCATCTGATTACGTTGGGGCAATAATGGAACTTTGTCAAAATCGTCGAGGAACCATGGTTAATATGGAGTACTTAGAAGCAACTAGGGTTATATTACATTATAAAATGCCATTAAATGAAGTTATTTATGATTTCTTTGATGCATTAAAATCTAAAACAAGAGGATATGCATCCTTAGATTATGAATTAAGTGGTTATCAGCGTTCCGAACTTGTTAAATTGGATATATTAATTAATGGTGAATTAGTTGATGCCTTTTCCATAATAGTACATGAAGAAAAAGCTTATGAAAGAGGTAGAAGTATTGTAGAAAAACTAAAAGATGTCATACCAAGACATTTATTTGCTGTTCCAATACAAGCTACTATAGGTAATAAAATAATTGCAAGAGAGACTGTTAAAGCTCTTAGAAAAGATGTATTAGCTAAATGTTATGGTGGAGATATTTCAAGAAAGAAAAAATTACTGGAAAAGCAAAAAGAAGGAAAAAAACGCATGAGACAAATAGGTAATGTAGAAGTGCCACAGGAGGCATTTTTAGCAGTACTAAAATTTAATGAAGATTAG